One genomic window of Thermanaerothrix sp. includes the following:
- a CDS encoding cobalamin B12-binding domain-containing protein, giving the protein MSDRKIRVVVAKPGLDGHDRGAKVIARAFRDAGMEVIYTGLRQTPEQIVQTAIQEDADAIGISILSGAHEHYFKVIIDMLRERGAGDIIVFGGGVIPESDVPRLLELGAGAIFGPGTPTGDCIKWLEEAVAEKRRKEASN; this is encoded by the coding sequence ATGAGCGACCGTAAGATAAGGGTTGTGGTGGCCAAGCCGGGGCTTGACGGGCATGACCGGGGCGCCAAGGTCATAGCCAGGGCGTTCAGGGACGCGGGGATGGAGGTCATATACACGGGGCTTCGCCAGACCCCGGAGCAGATAGTTCAGACCGCCATACAGGAGGACGCCGACGCCATCGGCATAAGCATCCTGTCCGGGGCCCACGAGCACTACTTCAAGGTGATCATCGACATGCTCAGGGAGCGCGGGGCTGGGGACATAATAGTCTTCGGCGGCGGGGTCATACCGGAGTCCGACGTGCCGAGGCTCCTGGAGCTTGGGGCGGGGGCCATCTTTGGTCCTGGCACCCCCACCGGGGACTGCATAAAGTGGCTTGAGGAAGCGGTGGCTGAGAAGAGAAGGAAGGAGGCCTCCAACTGA
- the mce gene encoding methylmalonyl-CoA epimerase, protein MKPTVVDHIGIAVRSIEESLKFWQDVIGIQCHGVEEVAEQKVKTAFLPLGDTEIELLEGTAEDSPVSKFIEAKGEGIHHIAIRVPNIEEALEELKAKGVRLIDEKPRKGAGGARIAFVHPKASGGVLLEISER, encoded by the coding sequence ATGAAGCCAACTGTGGTGGACCACATAGGCATAGCGGTGAGGAGCATTGAGGAGTCCCTGAAGTTCTGGCAGGACGTGATTGGCATCCAGTGCCACGGGGTGGAGGAGGTGGCGGAGCAGAAGGTCAAGACCGCCTTCCTGCCCTTGGGCGACACGGAGATAGAGCTGCTGGAGGGCACCGCCGAGGACAGCCCGGTGAGCAAGTTCATCGAGGCCAAGGGAGAGGGAATCCACCACATAGCCATCCGGGTGCCCAACATAGAGGAGGCTTTGGAGGAGCTGAAGGCCAAGGGCGTCCGTCTTATAGACGAGAAGCCCCGGAAGGGCGCCGGGGGCGCCAGGATAGCCTTCGTGCACCCCAAGGCTTCCGGAGGGGTGCTGCTGGAGATAAGCGAGAGATAG